The sequence CCGAGCACAGCAGCGGCGCCGTGGTGACGGGGTCGGCGTCCGCCGGCAGGCGGTATGCCCACGCCTCGGCGACGACGGCGTACTCGGCGAAGCCTCCGTCTGCGTCCCAGCCGGTGTACTGGGAAGCGCGACAGAGGTTCTCGCGCCCGGCACGACAGGCTCTGCAGCCCTGGCAGGTCCGCCGCAGCCACGCGATGCCGACCCTGTCGCCGGTGCCGAACCGGCGGCTCGCGTCCCCCGTCGCAACCACCTCGCCGACCACCTCGTGACCAGGCACCCGGGCAGGCGCTCTGGGTGCAAGGTCGCCGTCGGCGAGGTGCAGGTCGGTCCGGCACACGCCGCACGCGAGCACCCGGACCAGCACCTCGTCGGGCGCAGGACGGGGGACCGCACGCTCGACCTGGAGCACCCGGCCGCGTTCGTCCCCCTTTCCGCTCACGACCCACGCCCGCATCGTGGTGGGCAGCCCGGTCATCGCCTCACCTCGTCGAGTCGGGGCCGTGATCGCGCGGGTCGCGATCGGGTGCTCGAGGTCGATCTGCCGGAGGCCAGTCTCTGGCTCTCAGCCGCGTGTGATCGGGATCTTGGTCGGTGTCGTGGTGACTTCTGCCTTGGGCGCGGGGACCCGCACTTCGAGGATCCCGTCCTTGTACGACGCGGTCACGTCGGCCTCGGTCGCTCCCTCGGGCAGCCGGACGCTGCGCGAGAGGCGGCCGTAGTGGAACTCGCTCCGGTAGCCGTCCGGACGCTTCTCCTCGCTGCGTTCCTCCCGCTCGGCACGAAGGTGCAGGATGCCGTCGGCGACGCTGATCTCGACGTCCTTCTCCGGGTCGATCCCGGGCAGCTCCGCGCGGATCACGCAGGTGTCGTCCTCGACGAACTCCTCCAGACGCATGACGTGGGCCCCTTGGGCGCGGTCCAGGACGCTCTCACCGTTGAAGAACGTGCGGAACATGTCCCCGAACGCGGTGTCGACCAGGTCCTGGCTCCACAGCGTCTCCAGGGGCCAACCCCGGTGGTGTTCTCTCTTCATCAGACTCATTTCGGACTCCTCCTTGCTTGGTGCCGCGGTCATTGCGTGGCTCAGCCAAGGGGGGCGGTCTCTCATCGCCTCGCGGGTCTCGGCGAAGAGCAGGGTCACGTCACCCCACCCAGCTGCCAGGGCCGGCGCGGGCCACCGCCCCCCGGTGGGGACCCGCGCCGACTGGGTGGCATGTGCACAAGCGCGCACCGCGCCGACATCGAGGACCGAGGTGGACTGCTGGCTGCGTAAGCCGATCGCATGGCCGAACTCCGGTCACGTCACGGAGCGGTGCTGGCGGACCGAGTCATGTGACCCCTTGTGGTCTCGCCGCAGGCGCCTATCCACACCCAGGAGAAACGGTAGTCCTCGCGGGCCCGGCTGCCAAGAGCTGCCCGAAGCGAGTCCCCGCATCCGCGGCGTAGGCTGGGGTGGCCGAGGTAGCGAGCGTGTCGCAGCCTGTGCGGCATCGGCTTCGGCAAGGACGACAGTGCCCGGACCGAGGGCGCAGACGAGACCGCACGGTGGAGCAGAACCATGGTGACTTCACAAGGCAAACGACCGGAACCGCTCGACCTGACCGCGGCCTATGCGGAGCTCCAGAACCTCATCCTGGACGGACCCGATGTCAGCGACTTCCTGCACGAGCTCACCGTGCTGGCCTCGTCCATCGTGCCCGGCACGCACTGCGGAATCACCCTGCGGCGTGACGGCCAGATCGCCACTGTGGCCCACAGCGACGAGGTTGCGATGCGCATGGACGAGATCCAGTACATCCACGGCCGCGGGCCGTGCCTGGAAGCCATCCATCAGGGGACACGCATCGAGGTGCCCGACATGTCAGCCGAGACCCGATGGGGCGACTACCCCGGATACGCCCTGTCCAACGGCATCCACAGCGTCGTCTCCCTGCCCCTGACCATCGACGGCCACACCCGCGGAGCACTCAACATCTTCGTCACCAGCCCACACGCGTTCAACACCGCCGACATCACCCGAGCCGAGGCCTTCACCGCTCAGGCCGCCACAGCCCTGACCATCCTGCTCCGCCACGCCAGCCACACCGTCCTCGACGACGAGCTACGCGAAGCACTGGCCACCCGGGCCGTGATCGACCAAGCCCTCGGCATCTTGATGGTCACCCGCAAGATCAGCGCCCACGACGCGTTCGAGCTCCTGCGCCACACCTCCCAGAACACCAATCGCAAGGTCAGCACCATCGCCGCCGAGCTCATCGAGACGATGACCGGCCACCCACCCCAACCGCCCCGTCCACTGACCCAACGCTGAGCCGAACCGCTGGAGCGCGGCCGCCTCGCCGGTGCCGTGTCCGAGCGCGACGTCGTGAACCCCCTCCCACACGGACCGTCCTGCTGGAATCGCGTCGAGTGTCACTCCGCTTCGACGCATGCGAGTCCGTGGCGTTCAGCAGCCGGGGCCGAGGGCGCCGGCGAGGGAGCGGAGCACCTCGGGCACCAGCCGGTAGTAGGCCCATCGCCCGCGCTGCTCCCGGGTGACCAGCCCGGCCTCGACCAGGAGCTTCATGTGGTGCGAGACCGTGGGCTGGCTCAGGCCGACTGGCTCTGTCATGTCGCAGATGCAAGCCTCGCCGTCGGCAGACGCGGCGATCATCGAGACCAGTCTGACCCGCGTCGGGTCGCCCAGCGCCTTGAACATGCGGGCGAGCGTCTCGGCCGCCTCGTCGGCGACGATGCCGGCGGTCATGGGCGAGCAGCAGGCGGCGAGCTCGGCGGGCGAGATGGCGATGGGAGTCGAGGGCACGGTGATCATTGTGACGGATGCATTGACATATGTCGATATGTGCGGCATCGTCCTCACATCGACATACGTCAATATGAGGAGCTGGACATGAACGAACTGCCCGTCGTGGTCATCGGAGCCGGTCCGCAGGGCCTGGCTGCTGCCGCGCACCTGCTCGAGCGCGGTCTGGAGCCGTTGGTGCTCGAATCCGGTCACGGGCCCGCAGCCGCGGTCGCGGAGTGGGGCCACGTCCGCCTGTTCTCGGCCTGGCCGGAGCTGGTGGACAATGCAGCCGTGCGACTGCTCGAGCCCCGGGGATGGACCTCCCCGTCGACGGGCTATCCGACGGGGGCGGAGTGGATCGAGGGCTATCTGGCTCCACTGGCAGATGCGTTGGCCGAGCACGTGCGCTATGACTCGCGCGTCATCGGGGTCTCGCGCAAGGGTCGCGACCGGCTGGTCGACGCCGACCGGGCCGAGCAGCCCTTCACCGTCCACGTCGTCGACGACCAGGGACGCGAGTCGCGGCTCGAGGCGCGCGCGGTGATCGACGCGTCCGGGACGTGGCGTCGACCCAACCCCGCCGGCGCCGACGGGCTCCCGGCCCTCGGTGAGGGGGCGGCCGCGCAGCTCATCGCCTACCAGGTCCCCGACCGGGCGACGCCGCAGCGCTACGCCGGCAAGCACACGGTCGTCGTCGGGTCGGGTGACTCTGCTTTCAACGCCATCCACGAGCTCGTCCAGATCGCTGCCGGCCACCCCGGCACCCGCATCACCTGGGCGATCCGCCGCGTCGTCGGGGAGGGCACCTTCGGGGCGGCTCGAGCGACCAGCTGCCCGAACGGGGAGCGCTGGGTCAGCGGGCCAAGCAGGCGGTCGACGCCGGTGCGGTCGAGCTCGTGACCGGGTTCCGTGTCGCCGAGATCCGCTCCGTGGGGGGCCAGGCGGTGCTGGTCGCCGAGAACGGCCGGGAGCTCCCGGCGGCGGACACGGTCGTCGTCCTGACCGGTTTTCGCCCCGACCTGTCGTTCCTGTCCGAGATGCGGCTCGACCTCGACCCCACCCTGGAGGCGCCGCGCCGGATCGCGGCCGACATCGACCCCAACATCCACTCCTGCGGTTCGGTGCAGGCCACGGGCGCGCTCGACCTCGCGCAGCCGGAGCCTGACCTCTACCTGGTGGGGATGAAGTCCTACGGTCGCGCGCCGACGTTCCTGGCGCTCACCGGCTATGAGCAGGTGCGCAGCGTCGTCGCCGCCCTTGCCGGCGACCACGAAGGGGCTGCGCGGGTCGAGCTCGTCCTCCCTGACACCGGCGTGTGTGGCGGTGCGGGGGTGTTCGACGACCCCGAGAGCGCCGACATCGGCGGCGGCTGCTGTGCGCCTGCCCCTGAAGTGCTGGCGATCGGCGGGACCCGCTGAGCACACCAAGCCCACCCAGCCCCGGCAGGGTCCTCGTCGCGCTCTGCGTCAGCGTCACCATCAGCTACGGCGTCCTCTACTACGCCTTCACGGTGCTCGCGCCCGCGATCTCCACCGAGACGGGCTGGTCGGCGACCGCTGTCACCGCTGCGTTCTCGGTCGGCATCCTGGCCGGGGCGCTGGCCGGCATCCCCGTCGGCCGCGAGCTGCAGAAGCGAGGACCACGGCTGGTCATGACCGCGGGGAGCCTGCTCGGCGCGGCGGCGATCGTCCTGGTCGGGTCTGCGTCGACGTACCCCGTCTTCGTGGTCGCCTGGCTGCTGGTCGGTCTGGCCAGCTCGGGCACCTTCTATCCGCCTGCGTTCGCGGCCCTGACGCACTGGTACGGCGCGGGGCGGGTGCGCGCCATCACCACCCTGACCCTGGTGGCCGGGTTTGCCTCGACGATCTTCGCCCCCGTCACCGCGGCGCTCAGCGAGTCGATCGGGTGGCGCGCGACCTACTTCGTGCTTGCCGCGGTCCTGCTGGTGGTGACGGTTCCTGCCCACGCGTTCGCGCTGCGGCTGCCGTGGCACCCGCACGAGACCGGCGGGGGCGGGGGTCGTCCGGACCGTGAGGTCCTGAGAAGCCGCACCTTCGTGCTGCTCGCTGCTTCGGGGACGCTCGCGGCCCTGGCGATGCACGCCTCCCTCGTCAACCTGGTGCCGCTGCTGCTGCAGCAGGGGATGGATCTCCAGCTGGCCGCGTGGGCGCTGGGGCTCAGCGGCGCCGGGCAGGTGGTGGGGCGTCTGGCCTACCCGGCGCTGGACCGCCGATGGCCCACCAACGCCCGGGCCGCAGGTGTCATCGGCGTGATGGCCGTGACGCTGGGTGGTCTGGCACTGGTCCCCGGACCCGCGCTGCTGGTGATCGCGATCGCGGTCGTCGCCGGCGCTGCTCGTGGGCTGTTCACCCTCGTCGGCGCGACCGTGGTCAGCGACCACTGGGGGCCGCGGCGCTATGCCGCCCTCAACGGCGTCTACCAGGCGCCGAAGGGCGTCGCCGCCGCTCTCGCGCCGGCGTTCGGTGCCGGCATCGCCGCCGTCACCGGGAGCTATGCGCTGCTGTTCGCGGTGCTGGCGTCGATCGCTCTCGTCGCAGCGGGGCTGGCCGGGGCTGCGGGCTACGACTCACCGCAGCCGCAGCCGCAGCCGCAGCCGCAGCCGCAGGCGTGACCGGTCAGGCGATCGTCATACCGCCGTCGACCGGCAGGGTCTGGCCGGTGATGTAGCCCGCCGCGGGGGAGGCGAGGAACACGGCGGTCGCTGCCAGCTCGGCGAGGTCGCCCTTGCGCCGCGCCGGAACCCGCTGCATCGCGAGGTCGAGGTAGCCGTCGGGATAGGTGTCGGTCATCTCGCTCTCGAAGAACCCGGGGGCGATCGAGTTGACCCGGATGCCCTTGCGCTCCATCCACTGCTGGGCGAGGTCGCGGGTGAGGCCGTCGAGACCCGCCTTGGAGGCGCTGTACGCCGCCTGCGGCAGCCCGCCGGTCGTGATCCCGAGGACAGAGGAGATGTTGATGATCGACGAGCCGGGCTTCATCACGCGCCCGCAGGCCTGGGCCATCCAGTAGGCGCCGTTGAGGTTGACGTCGATGACGGAGCGGAACTGCCCGGGCGTCTCGCGGGTCGCGGGTACGGCGGTACCGACCCCGGCGTTGTTGACCAGCACGTCGAC comes from Nocardioides piscis and encodes:
- a CDS encoding Hsp20/alpha crystallin family protein; this encodes MSLMKREHHRGWPLETLWSQDLVDTAFGDMFRTFFNGESVLDRAQGAHVMRLEEFVEDDTCVIRAELPGIDPEKDVEISVADGILHLRAEREERSEEKRPDGYRSEFHYGRLSRSVRLPEGATEADVTASYKDGILEVRVPAPKAEVTTTPTKIPITRG
- a CDS encoding GAF and ANTAR domain-containing protein, with the protein product MVTSQGKRPEPLDLTAAYAELQNLILDGPDVSDFLHELTVLASSIVPGTHCGITLRRDGQIATVAHSDEVAMRMDEIQYIHGRGPCLEAIHQGTRIEVPDMSAETRWGDYPGYALSNGIHSVVSLPLTIDGHTRGALNIFVTSPHAFNTADITRAEAFTAQAATALTILLRHASHTVLDDELREALATRAVIDQALGILMVTRKISAHDAFELLRHTSQNTNRKVSTIAAELIETMTGHPPQPPRPLTQR
- a CDS encoding ArsR/SmtB family transcription factor; amino-acid sequence: MITVPSTPIAISPAELAACCSPMTAGIVADEAAETLARMFKALGDPTRVRLVSMIAASADGEACICDMTEPVGLSQPTVSHHMKLLVEAGLVTREQRGRWAYYRLVPEVLRSLAGALGPGC
- a CDS encoding NAD(P)-binding domain-containing protein, whose product is MNELPVVVIGAGPQGLAAAAHLLERGLEPLVLESGHGPAAAVAEWGHVRLFSAWPELVDNAAVRLLEPRGWTSPSTGYPTGAEWIEGYLAPLADALAEHVRYDSRVIGVSRKGRDRLVDADRAEQPFTVHVVDDQGRESRLEARAVIDASGTWRRPNPAGADGLPALGEGAAAQLIAYQVPDRATPQRYAGKHTVVVGSGDSAFNAIHELVQIAAGHPGTRITWAIRRVVGEGTFGAARATSCPNGERWVSGPSRRSTPVRSSS
- a CDS encoding NAD(P)-binding domain-containing protein; amino-acid sequence: MTGFRVAEIRSVGGQAVLVAENGRELPAADTVVVLTGFRPDLSFLSEMRLDLDPTLEAPRRIAADIDPNIHSCGSVQATGALDLAQPEPDLYLVGMKSYGRAPTFLALTGYEQVRSVVAALAGDHEGAARVELVLPDTGVCGGAGVFDDPESADIGGGCCAPAPEVLAIGGTR
- a CDS encoding MFS transporter, producing MLAPAISTETGWSATAVTAAFSVGILAGALAGIPVGRELQKRGPRLVMTAGSLLGAAAIVLVGSASTYPVFVVAWLLVGLASSGTFYPPAFAALTHWYGAGRVRAITTLTLVAGFASTIFAPVTAALSESIGWRATYFVLAAVLLVVTVPAHAFALRLPWHPHETGGGGGRPDREVLRSRTFVLLAASGTLAALAMHASLVNLVPLLLQQGMDLQLAAWALGLSGAGQVVGRLAYPALDRRWPTNARAAGVIGVMAVTLGGLALVPGPALLVIAIAVVAGAARGLFTLVGATVVSDHWGPRRYAALNGVYQAPKGVAAALAPAFGAGIAAVTGSYALLFAVLASIALVAAGLAGAAGYDSPQPQPQPQPQPQA
- a CDS encoding SDR family NAD(P)-dependent oxidoreductase codes for the protein MTTPEMFRLDGKVAIVTGASSGLGVAFARGLAEAGADVVLGARRVDKLADTAALVEATGRRALTVATDVSDPDQCQALVDAAVAELGGVDVLVNNAGVGTAVPATRETPGQFRSVIDVNLNGAYWMAQACGRVMKPGSSIINISSVLGITTGGLPQAAYSASKAGLDGLTRDLAQQWMERKGIRVNSIAPGFFESEMTDTYPDGYLDLAMQRVPARRKGDLAELAATAVFLASPAAGYITGQTLPVDGGMTIA